The Vulpes vulpes isolate BD-2025 chromosome 10, VulVul3, whole genome shotgun sequence genome has a window encoding:
- the HYI gene encoding putative hydroxypyruvate isomerase isoform X2 produces the protein MAPLRFSANVSWLFPELPGLPARLRAAGSSGFEAAEVAWPYAEPPEAVARAAREAGLRLVLINTPPGDREKGEMGLGAVPGRQAAFREGLEQAVLYARALGCPRIHLMAGRVPQGADRAAVRSEMETVFLENLRHAAGVLAQENLVGLLEPINTRITDPQYFLDTPQQAAAILQKVGRPNLQLQMIMDGNLTGNIREFLPLVGHVQVAQVPGRGEPDSPGELNFPYLFQLLENEGYKGFVGCEYRPLGDTAEGLNWLRSYWERQGRPQAGQ, from the exons ATGGCTCCGCTCCGTTTCTCGGCCAACGTGTCGTGGCTGTTCCCCgagctccccgggctccccgcgcGGCTGCGGGCGGCCGGCAGCTCGGGCTTCGAGGCGGCCGAGGTGGCCTGGCCGTACGCGGAGCCGCCCGAGGCAGTGGCTCGCGCCGCGCGGGAAGCGGGGCTGCGGCTGGTGCTCATCAACACGCCCCCCG GGGACCGAGAGAAAGGGGAGATGGGGCTGGGAGCCGTCCCGGGGAGGCAGGCGGCCTTCCGCGAGGGGCTGGAGCAGGCAGTGCTGTACGCCCgggccctgggctgccccag GATTCACCTGATGGCTGGCCGAGTACCCCAGGGGGCTGACAGAGCAGCAGTCAGGAGTGAAATGGAGACGGTGTTCCTGGAGAACCTGAGGCATGCTGCtggggttttggctcag GAGAACCTCGTGGGACTGCTGGAGCCCATCAACACCCGCATCACGGACCCCCAGTACTTCCTGGACACGCCCCAGCAGG CGGCAGCCATCTTACAGAAGGTTGGAAGACCCAACCTCCAGCTGCAGATG ATCATGGATGGGAACCTGACAGGAAACATCCGGGAGTTCCTGCCCCTCGTGG GGCACGTGCAGGTGGCACAGGTCCCAGGCCGAGGGGAGCCTGACAGCCCTGGAGAGCTGAACTTCCCCTATCTATTCCAACTGCTGGAGAACGAAGGCTACAAGGGCTTTGTGGGCTGCGAGTACCGGCCTCTAG GAGACACGGCAGAGGGCTTGAACTGGCTTCGTTCCtactgggagaggcagggccgcCCACAGGCTGGCCAGTGA
- the HYI gene encoding putative hydroxypyruvate isomerase isoform X1, whose protein sequence is MAPLRFSANVSWLFPELPGLPARLRAAGSSGFEAAEVAWPYAEPPEAVARAAREAGLRLVLINTPPGDREKGEMGLGAVPGRQAAFREGLEQAVLYARALGCPRIHLMAGRVPQGADRAAVRSEMETVFLENLRHAAGVLAQENLVGLLEPINTRITDPQYFLDTPQQAAAILQKVGRPNLQLQMDLFHWQIMDGNLTGNIREFLPLVGHVQVAQVPGRGEPDSPGELNFPYLFQLLENEGYKGFVGCEYRPLGDTAEGLNWLRSYWERQGRPQAGQ, encoded by the exons ATGGCTCCGCTCCGTTTCTCGGCCAACGTGTCGTGGCTGTTCCCCgagctccccgggctccccgcgcGGCTGCGGGCGGCCGGCAGCTCGGGCTTCGAGGCGGCCGAGGTGGCCTGGCCGTACGCGGAGCCGCCCGAGGCAGTGGCTCGCGCCGCGCGGGAAGCGGGGCTGCGGCTGGTGCTCATCAACACGCCCCCCG GGGACCGAGAGAAAGGGGAGATGGGGCTGGGAGCCGTCCCGGGGAGGCAGGCGGCCTTCCGCGAGGGGCTGGAGCAGGCAGTGCTGTACGCCCgggccctgggctgccccag GATTCACCTGATGGCTGGCCGAGTACCCCAGGGGGCTGACAGAGCAGCAGTCAGGAGTGAAATGGAGACGGTGTTCCTGGAGAACCTGAGGCATGCTGCtggggttttggctcag GAGAACCTCGTGGGACTGCTGGAGCCCATCAACACCCGCATCACGGACCCCCAGTACTTCCTGGACACGCCCCAGCAGG CGGCAGCCATCTTACAGAAGGTTGGAAGACCCAACCTCCAGCTGCAGATG GACTTGTTCCACTGGCAGATCATGGATGGGAACCTGACAGGAAACATCCGGGAGTTCCTGCCCCTCGTGG GGCACGTGCAGGTGGCACAGGTCCCAGGCCGAGGGGAGCCTGACAGCCCTGGAGAGCTGAACTTCCCCTATCTATTCCAACTGCTGGAGAACGAAGGCTACAAGGGCTTTGTGGGCTGCGAGTACCGGCCTCTAG GAGACACGGCAGAGGGCTTGAACTGGCTTCGTTCCtactgggagaggcagggccgcCCACAGGCTGGCCAGTGA
- the HYI gene encoding putative hydroxypyruvate isomerase isoform X3 yields the protein MAPLRFSANVSWLFPELPGLPARLRAAGSSGFEAAEVAWPYAEPPEAVARAAREAGLRLVLINTPPGDREKGEMGLGAVPGRQAAFREGLEQAVLYARALGCPRIHLMAGRVPQGADRAAVRSEMETVFLENLRHAAGVLAQENLVGLLEPINTRITDPQYFLDTPQQGHVQVAQVPGRGEPDSPGELNFPYLFQLLENEGYKGFVGCEYRPLGDTAEGLNWLRSYWERQGRPQAGQ from the exons ATGGCTCCGCTCCGTTTCTCGGCCAACGTGTCGTGGCTGTTCCCCgagctccccgggctccccgcgcGGCTGCGGGCGGCCGGCAGCTCGGGCTTCGAGGCGGCCGAGGTGGCCTGGCCGTACGCGGAGCCGCCCGAGGCAGTGGCTCGCGCCGCGCGGGAAGCGGGGCTGCGGCTGGTGCTCATCAACACGCCCCCCG GGGACCGAGAGAAAGGGGAGATGGGGCTGGGAGCCGTCCCGGGGAGGCAGGCGGCCTTCCGCGAGGGGCTGGAGCAGGCAGTGCTGTACGCCCgggccctgggctgccccag GATTCACCTGATGGCTGGCCGAGTACCCCAGGGGGCTGACAGAGCAGCAGTCAGGAGTGAAATGGAGACGGTGTTCCTGGAGAACCTGAGGCATGCTGCtggggttttggctcag GAGAACCTCGTGGGACTGCTGGAGCCCATCAACACCCGCATCACGGACCCCCAGTACTTCCTGGACACGCCCCAGCAGG GGCACGTGCAGGTGGCACAGGTCCCAGGCCGAGGGGAGCCTGACAGCCCTGGAGAGCTGAACTTCCCCTATCTATTCCAACTGCTGGAGAACGAAGGCTACAAGGGCTTTGTGGGCTGCGAGTACCGGCCTCTAG GAGACACGGCAGAGGGCTTGAACTGGCTTCGTTCCtactgggagaggcagggccgcCCACAGGCTGGCCAGTGA